From a single Seriola aureovittata isolate HTS-2021-v1 ecotype China chromosome 18, ASM2101889v1, whole genome shotgun sequence genomic region:
- the capslb gene encoding calcyphosine-like b isoform X2, with protein MAGTSRHDREMTINAKRQLSECSDPVEKLRLQCLARGSSGIKGLGRTFKIMDDDNNRSLDFKEFLKGLNDYGILMEKQEATTLFQHFDRDGSGMIDFEEFLITLRPPMSKARKEVVMQAFRKLDKTGDGVITIEDLQGVYNAKYHPKYQNGEWTEDQVFRKFLDSFDSPYDKDGKVTQEEFINYYCGVSASIDSDVYFILMMRNAWRL; from the exons ATGGCGGGAACATCAAGACATGATCGAGAGATGACGATAAACGCCAAGCGTCAGCTCTCTGAGTGTTCAGACCCGGTGGAGAAACTCAGACTGCAGTGTCTGGCCCGAGGATCGTCTGGGATTAAAGGTCTGGGCAG AACCTTCAAAATAATGGACGATGACAACAACCGCTCCCTGGACTTCAAAGAGTTCCTGAAGGGTCTGAACGACTACGGGATCCTGATGGAGAAACAGGAGGCCACCACTCTGTTCCAGCACTTCGACCGTGATGGGAGTGGGATGATCGACTTCGAAGAGTTTCTCATCACCCTGAGG CCACCCATGTCTAAGGCCAGGAAGGAGGTGGTCATGCAGGCGTTCAGGAAGCTGGATAAGACCGGTGACGGGGTGATCACCATTGAAGACTTGCAGGGGGTTTATAACGCCAAGTACCACCCCAAGTATCAGAACGGAGAGTGGACAGAGGATCAGGTCTTCAGGAAATTCCTGGACAGCTTTGACTCTCCGTATGACAAAGATGGAAAG GTGACCCAAGAGGAGTTTATCAACTATTACTGTGGAGTCAGCGCCTCCATCGACAGTGACGTCTACTTTATTCTAATGATGAGAAACGCATGGAGGCTCTGA
- the capslb gene encoding calcyphosine-like b isoform X1, producing the protein MAGTSRHDREMTINAKRQLSECSDPVEKLRLQCLARGSSGIKGLGRPLTHVITCYIRTFKIMDDDNNRSLDFKEFLKGLNDYGILMEKQEATTLFQHFDRDGSGMIDFEEFLITLRPPMSKARKEVVMQAFRKLDKTGDGVITIEDLQGVYNAKYHPKYQNGEWTEDQVFRKFLDSFDSPYDKDGKVTQEEFINYYCGVSASIDSDVYFILMMRNAWRL; encoded by the exons ATGGCGGGAACATCAAGACATGATCGAGAGATGACGATAAACGCCAAGCGTCAGCTCTCTGAGTGTTCAGACCCGGTGGAGAAACTCAGACTGCAGTGTCTGGCCCGAGGATCGTCTGGGATTAAAGGTCTGGGCAG GCCTCTGACTCATGTCATAACGTGTTATATCAGAACCTTCAAAATAATGGACGATGACAACAACCGCTCCCTGGACTTCAAAGAGTTCCTGAAGGGTCTGAACGACTACGGGATCCTGATGGAGAAACAGGAGGCCACCACTCTGTTCCAGCACTTCGACCGTGATGGGAGTGGGATGATCGACTTCGAAGAGTTTCTCATCACCCTGAGG CCACCCATGTCTAAGGCCAGGAAGGAGGTGGTCATGCAGGCGTTCAGGAAGCTGGATAAGACCGGTGACGGGGTGATCACCATTGAAGACTTGCAGGGGGTTTATAACGCCAAGTACCACCCCAAGTATCAGAACGGAGAGTGGACAGAGGATCAGGTCTTCAGGAAATTCCTGGACAGCTTTGACTCTCCGTATGACAAAGATGGAAAG GTGACCCAAGAGGAGTTTATCAACTATTACTGTGGAGTCAGCGCCTCCATCGACAGTGACGTCTACTTTATTCTAATGATGAGAAACGCATGGAGGCTCTGA